Within the Miscanthus floridulus cultivar M001 chromosome 2, ASM1932011v1, whole genome shotgun sequence genome, the region CGCTCACCCCGTTGCCGAGTAACCAACCTCCCGAGCTGAGCTGAACTCAAGCGTCGAAACCGCAGGCCTGGCCCGCTTGCGTTGCCTGGCTTGCCAGCGCCCGCTTCTGCGGTCTTGCCCCCACGGCACTCCTCCTCCACCAAGAGCCGCTCGCTGCCAAGAGCCAGGAGGCCACGCACCCATGACCCATGACCCATGCCCCCGTGGTGTGGCGTAGCGTACGGGTGGCTTGGCCGATGCGTGCGAATGTTGGATGACAACGCTCAGCCCGTCGTTGCCCGGCCTCACAGTGCTTGGCTGCTTGCTTGCTAACCGCCGGCTCACGCCTTGCCGTTTGACCCCCGACCCCCCGGCCGTGATGATGGCGTATGCACATATCGACTTGGGCGCCGTGAAAGCGGTCACAAAGTCATCTAAATTCGTTCGTttttgaaaataaataaatagacgGATTATTCCTTGGCTCAATAGTTTAAAGGACAAGAAAACAGAGGCTGGCAGACTTAAAATCAACTAGCTAAGAGTTATTGGATCAACTTCAGTTGAGCTCTCAAACTCAAATATGACCCTTCACCCCTCGTTTccacaagcgaacaggctgtataaaGGAATCACTGCCCCTGACGGCGGCATACTGCAGATGGAGGTTGGGAGCTGCGCTCTGGCCAGGAAACATTGTTTATTCAACTCTCTACACTCGTGAACGTCATCGGTAGATACTTTTGCATTTTTTATGCTTCTTCAGGCTAAGAGCAAGTATTATAAGCGGCGAAGAGCTGGCGAAATCCAACGTTGGTGAGAGAGAAAGCAGGAGAGAGAAGAAAACGGGCGACTCACGAGACGCCGGCAAAAAGCGGGCGGAATGCACTGTGGCTGCCGCTCCCCCACTCCAGTTCTTCCACGTCGCAGCGAAGCATTAAAGATCGGTGGAGTCCACCACCACTGCTCGGCAGCTCGGGTGACCTGTAGCTTCTTGTAGCCGGCGAGCGGGCGTAtccattagccttgctctaagcgAACTAACGTTGTCAGGATTAGACATGTATGCTGGGCTATACCGTCTACCATTCTGAGACAAATTTTGAATACTCAGATGACTtgtattttgggacggagggagttgCATACACGTACTGAACCCTGTTTGGATGAATGAAATGGAACAATAATGACGTAAAAAATCCGTTATACCGATGGCCCGGTGGACCCGCGGCGGGAGGTCCTCGTCAGTGGAGACGAGTGACGAAACGGGGTCAAAAAGGAAGCTCTAGAGCGCACACAGCGCGGACCGGTAGAGCCGTAGCGATTGGTTTTGAAGGACCCATGCGCGCGCGCGCAAAAGGAAGAAATCACACCACACGGCCCAAGATCATTTACGTATATTTTCTCCCATCGGCCGTTTGAACATAACTACGGAGTAACCAGCAGCGGGAAGCGGGAACCAAGCAACTCCTATTCCACGCTAGGCCACAAGCTACCGGCCGGCCGCGGTGGTGCAGTGGGGCAAGGCGGGAAGCTACCCAACAAACCTCTATAAATAGCCCAAGCAGATGCTGCGGCATGCACGGTGCAATCAGCAGCTTAGCTAGCCTagcagcctcctcctcctccctctctccagCATCTCTCTCTGCCTCTTCATTCGGCCATCTCAGTACACAGAGAGAATGGAAGAGAGGGGGGTTCCAGCAATGGGGAGGGCCTGCTTGTTCCTGTCGCTGCTGTGGGTCGCCATGCTGAGTGGTAAAGCTCGAGCTAGCCGCCATTCGCTAGCTAGCTAGGCTCTTCTTCAATTTGTTCTAGATTCATCATTTTCTCGTTCATCAGTTGAGTCTGAGACAATCGTATTggttcctctcctctcctctcgcaGCTGCTCGCGTGGTGCAATCTCTTCCTTACGACTACTCGTCCAGCTCTGAGGTATGCATGCCTAACCAACCTCTCTCCCTCTTCCCTCTCTAAGCTAGTAGCTAGCTCATCGTCCATCCATACCTGTGACGTGCCCTGCTGCCGAACTTTGTTACCGTGCTGCATGGATCCATCAGAGCCACCATCAGCTTCACATCATCGCATTGCGCATGTCACGCATCCTATCCCTGCCTGACGCTATGAATTTATtctttcaaaaaagaaaaaagaactgTAGCATGCTGGCAGCAGTCTGCTACTTGCACATACAAGTACATATGTTAAAGCCCCCTTGAGCACGGCTCAtctaaaacggcttcaccggtgaagccaaagccggtgaagccagaaaaactggctttttccggcttctagttcattttaactccgGCTTACAAAACAGCTTCACGCTATAATatctcgatttgcgcaaaatagataaAGCCGAAGCCAGCATAAGCCATACCAAAAAGACCCTAAGCGCGTGCGTACGTGCGCAGGGGCGGCGCGGTTAACACCGGCCGTCGTAAGTTGCCTGTcgccggcggcgcgcgcgcgcgtgacaTGTAACTGACAGGTGACATGCGTGTGCGTGGGCCATTTCGTGCACTAGCTGCGCACACAAGAATACTTGCCTAGCCTGCTGCTTGCTGGTTTCGCCTCCTCCCGTGCCGGTCGGAGTCCACTGATGAGGCACTCACTAACGACGGACGGGATTTTGACATGTCGCGTATGTAGGCACGCGCGCAGGTCacagattaaaatgtattatattAGTGATAATAGAATCATTATGCGAACTTTCTTTAATTAGGCCCAGTCTATCGGCCATGTGAACACAGGACAAGAAAGGTTACACCTCGTTCATATATACAAGAAGTGTCTGTAGCTTTTTGGTTCATTTACTAGTAATATTTGAGGCGCAATAGTCTACCCCTTTTGATCGGGTAGCATGCACGCACATCGATCATGGGTAGGTGCAGATTGACCGAACAAGTAGGAGCAACAAGAATTCACAGCCATTCTGCCAAAATTTCCCTCCCCGATCGAACAGGACCAAATATTTTTTCAACAAGAACAGAATAAGTTGGCCAGGTGCCTAACCACATGCCTTGCCCATCTCGTTTTTGAGTTCTTGACCCGGTCCGATCATCCAGCTCTGTATATGTCATCAGATCATCAAAACTGAAAATTACTTGGAAAAGTTAGCCGATACCCCCAAATGCGTCCGACTCATAATCACGCAACGTGCCGACCCCCCAGGCTCCCACTTATTCATGGCGTTCGGCTGGTGGCCTCAACCGTGAATTTTGGATGGTTCTGaatgattcaatagtattctgtgagagagaataagctgaaacaagcggaAACAATCCGGTAGTAGACCAGCCGAACACAGTGATTATATATAGCAAGTTAGCAACCAAAAACCAACCCACTAATCGGTGTGCCGCAATCAGCAGCCGATGTGCACGCACATACAACTATCTTTGCTGACTACCTGACTGTTGTTTCTGTGTGTCAACACATCTTTATTATATTTGTATATCGGCGTGTGCCTCATGACATGTCAACACGGTAAAAAACCAGAGCCCTTTTTCGCTTGCATTTCTAGTGCACGCCAAGCAGGGGAGGGCGTGTGTAGTGCCACGCACCGGATCATCATGCTCATGCACGCCACCACTGAGGCTAGCTTATTGGACAGATCACTGATCCTCACCGGCAGCTTAACCTATTCAGGTTAATTTGGTCggtgaagattttttttttatcatCAATCAATCGGCTCGCTCGCTCTCGGTTAACAAAACTTAAaaagagcccccccccccccccccccccccccccccccccttttttttaaAGGGGTCTACTCGTGTGTGAATCCGTCCGGGGCTTCCAAACAAGGGCCTAAAAGTGACTTGCTTTCGGTTATTCTGCACACCACAATTTCTCAATTGTTTCTTGTGTTCAGTCAAAAAAAATGTTTCTTGTGCCAAGTAGAACGTGTTTTCGTTCGTTAGTCCTATGTTAGGCCGTCAGTTAGATACGCGATCGCTTGGACTTTTGCAGGGGAGTCAAACAGTATGTATGTACATATGTGCTTCTAGTACTGGTTGACTTGTAGTCAAATAATCCAAAGGAAAAGTTGAAATAGATCAGTAGCTATATTTGGGGCTGCAAATGAGTGACAGTGCACCACACAAAATCTGGCATGTGCGCAATAGCATCCTAATAGTCTACTTTAGTCCACGGTTAGTTACCGTACACAAACTTTTCAACGGCTTTTACTGGGATCTTGACAGGCTCGGCACTTTTGACAGTTATACTACACTCATCTTACTGTCCAGGGTGACTTTACTGccattaaaaaaaaattgtaacGTTTCTGTTATACGGATGGTGAAACTTGTGTTGACCTGAACATCGCGCTGCGAAACGTGTGGGCGCAGTGCTTGCCGGAGCCGCTGGAGCCGCAGTACGGCGGCGGCATCCTCCGGAACGCCAACTTCAGCGCGGGCCTCCAGAGCTGGTCGTCGTTCGGGTACGGCGCCATCGAGGAAGGCTTGTCAGCGAGCGGCAACAGCTACGGCGTGGCGCGGAACCGCACCCGGCCGTACCAGAGCGTCAGCCAGAAGGTGTACCTGCAGAACGATACGCACTACACTCTGTCAGGTCAGTGAGCTCCGGCCTCCGGGGAAGAAAAATTGGTCGCAGCAGCGATGAATTATAAGCTTATTAACAAGTTTGTGTTTTTTTCTTCTGGTACTGGTATATTCAGCTTGGTTGCAGGTCAGCAATGGTAGCGCCGATATCAGAGCTGTGGTGAAGACCAACGGCGACTTCATCCACGCCGGCGGCGTCGAAGCGCGGTCCGGCTGCTGGTCCATTCTCAAAGGCGGCCTCACCGCCCCCGCCTCCGGGTCGGCAGAACTCTACTTCGAGGTAAACTAAACGCACAAGCCTGCCGCGTTGCATTGCATGATCGCTGCAAGAAGAGAAGCTGTTACTGTCAGGCTATGCTCTGTTCTTACAACTGACAAGAACTTGGTCCCGCCGGATGCAGAGCAACACGACGACGGTGGACATATGGGTGGATAACGTCTCGCTGCAGCCCTTCTCCCGTGAGGAGTGGGCGGCGCACCACCACGCGGCCATCAAGTCGGCGCGCAAGAAGACTGTGCGGCTCCGGGCCAGGGACTCCTCCGGCAAGCCCGTGCCGGGCGCGCAGGTGCGCATCGAGCACGTCCGGAGCGGCTTCCCGCTGGGGTCGGCCATGAGCGCGGAGATCCTGCAGAGCCCGGCGTACCAGCGGTGGTTCACGTCGCGGTTCACGGTGACCACGTTCGAGAACGAGATGAAGTGGTACAGCACGGAGCAAGTGCAGGGGCGCGAGGACTACTCGGTCCCCGACGCGATGCTGAGGTTCGCCAAGAGCCACGGCATCTCGGTGCGCGGCCACAACGTGTTCTGGGACCAGCCGAGCCAGCAGCCGTCCTGGGTGCGGTCGCTGTCGTACCAGCAGCTCCAGCAGGCGACGGCGCGGCGGATCAAGTCGGTGATGTCGCGGTACGCCGGGCAGGTGATCGCGTGGGACGTGGTGAACGAGAACCTGCACTTCAACTTCTTCGAGGGCAAGTTCGGGTGGGACGCGTCGGCGGAGTTCTACCGCAAGGCGCACCAGCTGGACGCGCAGGCGCTCATGTCCATGAACGAGTACAACACGCTGGAGTGGCCCGGCGACACGATGGCCGGGCCGAGCAAGTACCTGGGCAAGCTGTTCCAGATCAAGAAGTTCCCGGGCAACACCAACGACGCCAGGATGGCCATCGGCCTCGAGGGCCACTTCTCCGTGCCCAGCATCCCCTACATC harbors:
- the LOC136540442 gene encoding endo-1,4-beta-xylanase 5-like, whose product is MEERGVPAMGRACLFLSLLWVAMLSAARVVQSLPYDYSSSSECLPEPLEPQYGGGILRNANFSAGLQSWSSFGYGAIEEGLSASGNSYGVARNRTRPYQSVSQKVYLQNDTHYTLSAWLQVSNGSADIRAVVKTNGDFIHAGGVEARSGCWSILKGGLTAPASGSAELYFESNTTTVDIWVDNVSLQPFSREEWAAHHHAAIKSARKKTVRLRARDSSGKPVPGAQVRIEHVRSGFPLGSAMSAEILQSPAYQRWFTSRFTVTTFENEMKWYSTEQVQGREDYSVPDAMLRFAKSHGISVRGHNVFWDQPSQQPSWVRSLSYQQLQQATARRIKSVMSRYAGQVIAWDVVNENLHFNFFEGKFGWDASAEFYRKAHQLDAQALMSMNEYNTLEWPGDTMAGPSKYLGKLFQIKKFPGNTNDARMAIGLEGHFSVPSIPYIRAALDTMSKANAPIWLTEIDVAPGPNQAHYLEQILREVYAHPAVHGIILWTARHPQGCYVMCLTDSNFRNLPTGDVVDKLIAEWKTHSHAGVADADGYYEAELFHGDYKVTVSHPVANSTVVQSLSVDRETDTDSEYTIHV